Proteins from one Juglans microcarpa x Juglans regia isolate MS1-56 chromosome 1S, Jm3101_v1.0, whole genome shotgun sequence genomic window:
- the LOC121247880 gene encoding uncharacterized protein LOC121247880 translates to MRKVQCFSCKECSHIVAHCARKSCNYCKKSGHIIKECPIHPQNRQANAYQATVSPSTSANSAIVGDSSTLTPEIVQQMIISAFSTLRLQGSGVREDTHEGA, encoded by the exons ATGAGAAAAGTTCAATGTTTCAGCTGCAAGGAATGTAGCCATATTGTTGCTCACTGTGCAAGGAAATCTTGCAATTACTGTAAGAAGTCGGGGCATATTATCAAAGAATGTCCTATACATCCCCAAAATCGTCAAGCTAATGCTTATCAGGCCACTGTGAGTCCATCTACTTCCGCTAACTCTGCTATTGTTGGTGATTCATCTACTCTTACTCCTGAGATAGTGCAACAGATGATTATTTCAGCATTTTCAACCTTACGGCTGCAAG GATCAGGTGTCAGGGAAGATACTCACGAAGGGGCCTAA